GCAGCTGCCACGGCATTCGGATGGACGCGGGAGAGCGGGAAATGCCGCCACACGTAGCGCAGCTGGGGTCCGAAGTGCTCCCGTACTTCCATGATGGTGCCGGTGGCCTTGCTGCAGAACGGGCATTCATAGTCTCCGTACTCCACCAGCGTAAGCGGGGCGTCCGGCGGGCCCACCACATGGTCCCGGGACGGATTCACCGGACGCGCCAAGACCTGTCCCGGCGGAACCGCGGGGCGCCGCCGCTCCAGGACTCCGAAGACCGCCGCCCCTGCGGCGAAAGCGAGGACGGACGCGGCCAGAACAGCGACGCGTGCCTCGTTCTGCACGCCGGGATCGGGGATGGCCAGCCCGATGATGAACAGGGCAATGGTGAAGCCGATGCCGGAAAGCGCTGCCCCGCCGGCAATCCGGCCCAGAGTCAGCCCGGGACCGAATTCCCCAATCCGCAGCCGCTTCAGTACCGCCGAGGCCCCGAAAATGCCAATAAACTTCCCCAGTACCAGGCCGCACACAATGCCCCACGCCAGCGGCGACTGCGCTGCCCGCAGCAGGGACTGCCCATCCAGCCGGACCCCCGCGTTGGCAAGGGCGAAAAGCGGAAGAATCGCATAGTCCACATAGGGGGTATATGCGCTGTGCAGACGTTCATTAATGGAAATCGATTCCCGCAGGCTGGACGCGGCAGCACGGGCATAGCCGGAGTTGGGCGACTGGCGGAAAACGCGGGCGAGGTCCAATGCGTGTTCCACCTGGTGCCGGCCGGGTGCAAACACCGGAACCAGCAGGGCGATGCCGACGCCGGCGAGGGTCGGGTGCACGCCCGAAGCGTAGAAGGCCAGCCAGGTAAGTACCGCCAGGACGGCATAGGCGGGACCGCGGCCCCGGGGCAGGTACCGGGTGCAGAAGACGGCGCCCAATCCGGCGAAGGCCAGGATCAGGGCCAGGGGATTCAAGTGATCGGTGTAGACCACAGCGATGACGCTCAGGGCGGCGACGTCGTCCACCACCGCCAGGGTCAGCAGGAAGATCCGCAGCCGGCCGGGAACTTTGGGGCCCACTATGGCCAGGGCGCCCAGCAGGAAGGCAGTGTCCGTGGAAATGACCACACCCCAAGCTCCGGCGTTGTCCGTCCCCATGGTTAAGAGCAGGAAAATCACTGCCGGTACCGCCAAACCCGCGGCCGCGGCCACCACCGGGACCACGGCCCGGGACCGGTTGGTCAGTTCTCCCAGGGCAAATTCCCGGCGCACCTCCAACCCGACGACGAAAAAGAAAACGGCCATCAAAACATCGTTGACCAGTTCGCGCAGGGTCAGTTCGAGGTCCATTCCGCCGGCGCGCACCTCTACGGTAGCCGCCCAGAACTTCTCGTAGGAGCCGGCTAGTGATGGGCTCACCCATACTCCGTTTGCCCACAGCACCGCTGCGAGCGTGGCCAGCAGCAACAGGGCAGCAGGCCGTTTGGGGCCCGTGCTGACCCTCCCGGGGGCAGAGGCAATGCGCTGCGGGCGGGCGGACACCGGAAGGCCCCCTACACCTGGGCCGGCACCGGCTGCACCAGCCGGCTGCGAAGTTTGCCCACCAACTCCGAGGTCAGTCCGCCGGCACGCAGCACCGCCATCGCCCCGGCCCCGCCGGCGCCACCGGCCCCGCCAGCCCCGGCTGCAGCACCGGCCCGTCCGGCCAGCGTGTCCAGCATGGCCCGCATAGCTGCGGGATGCGCGGCAAGCACCGGGTGGTCCATCGGAATATCCAGGCCGCCGCTGAGGTCTTTCAACCCCATCCGCCGGTATACCTCGGGCAACCGTTCCTGCGTCTTGGCGTAGTCCTGGGTAATGGCCTCCGGATCCGCTCCCAGCGCTGAAAGCAGCGCCGCGGCGAACAGGCCGGTGCGGTCTTTGCCGGCAGCACAATGGAAAAGCACGGCGCCCGGGGAATCGGCCACGGCTTCGAGTCCGCGCACCAGGCTTTCCTTCTGGGCGGTGAAGATCTTCGCGTACCAGCGGCCCACATGCTCAGGGGTGCGGACGGAGGCCAGGAGGTCTCCGGCCCGCTCGGTCGGAGCACCCATGGCATCAGTCAGGGGCAGGGCCAGATACTCCACACCGTGATTGGCGGACGGACCGCGCCCGGTCCGCTGTGCTTCCTCGGGGGAGCGGAGATCGATGACGGTGCGCAGGCCTGCCTCCACCAGCTCGGCGACCTGCTCCGGCGTGGTGGTGGCGACGTCGTCGGCGCGCAGGACCAAGCCGGGCCGGACCTGTCCGCCCGCTACCGCGATGCCACCCAAATCGCGCAGGTTCGCAAGCCGGGACGGGGGAGGAGTTGGTGCTTGCGGCATACCTGGGTTCCTTCTGCTGGATGTGGTCCGCAGCGGTGCCGGCAGCGTCCCGGAGAACAGTTGGGCACCATCTTAGGCACGCAAATGCTCGTGTGCGGCTGCCCCCGCTGTGAGCTGTGACACCGCCGCAGCAGGTTAGCTGCCGCCGCGCAGCCGGTTCAGTTCGCGGCGGTCCTTTTTGGTGGGCCGGCCGGCGCCCCGGTCCCGCACCGGAATGCCGAGCGCGGGGGCTGCTGGACGGGCCGGCGTGTGGTCGGTGAAGCAGTGCGACGCCGCCTCGGCGCCCACGCGTTTGCTGATCAGCTGGCGTACTTCCAGGATCCGTTCGAAACCGGGCTGGCGCACACGGATGGTGTCGCCGGGCTGTACCGGCTGCGCGGCCTTGGCCGGGTTGCCGTTCAGCCGGACGTGCCCGGCACGGCAGGCGGCATTGGCCGCGGACCGCGTTTTGTAGGCACGCACGGCCCACAGCCAGGCGTCCACGCGGACGGATTTGGAGGTGCTCGCTGGAATGCTCATGGATTTTCGAGTCTAGCGAAATCCGCGCAGCCGGTCAGCGTCTTCCTGCGCCTGCAGCTGGCGTGCACTGACAACGCGGCCGACGACGGCGGTTCCCGGGCCGGTCCCTGCGTCTTCTCCTGAAGCAGCCAGCAGTCCGCGCACTTCGGCCGGGGTCAACGGGTCCGGCACCCGGGTGTGGGCCACGGCGTGGCAGGTGGGGCACAGCGGCACCAGATCGCTCACCGGATCCAGGCGGTAGTCCTCGGCGAGATCCGGACCCGGAACCAGGAGGTGCACCTGAATCACGCCGGCACCTGCTGCGCCGTACCGGCTGGCGGGGTCCAGTCCGCAGGCAGCGCAGGCATCACCGTGGAAAGCCAGGCACACCCGCCGCGCCTCGGCGTCCTGCTCAAACCGGTTCACGTGCTGCTGCCGCAGCCACTGGCCGCCAACGGACCCCGGGCCGGGAACCACCGGGTCCGGCTGGGGGCCGATGAATTCGGACCAGATGCGCCGCAGGGCCGGAACCGCGGCGTCGGGAAGTGCGCTCAGGCCGGCCCGTCCAGCCCAAGGCAGCCCGGGCATCCGCTGAAGGAGGAGGGCGATGGGCAACTGCTCGCCCAAGGGGAGCAAGAGATCGAAATCCACCTCAAGGGTGGTGCCCCCGGAAGCAAGGGGGCCGGGCACGGTGCCGTGGCCAACCAACCCGCGCGGGCCGCGCAGGT
This Arthrobacter sp. zg-Y20 DNA region includes the following protein-coding sequences:
- the nhaA gene encoding Na+/H+ antiporter NhaA; translated protein: MSARPQRIASAPGRVSTGPKRPAALLLLATLAAVLWANGVWVSPSLAGSYEKFWAATVEVRAGGMDLELTLRELVNDVLMAVFFFVVGLEVRREFALGELTNRSRAVVPVVAAAAGLAVPAVIFLLLTMGTDNAGAWGVVISTDTAFLLGALAIVGPKVPGRLRIFLLTLAVVDDVAALSVIAVVYTDHLNPLALILAFAGLGAVFCTRYLPRGRGPAYAVLAVLTWLAFYASGVHPTLAGVGIALLVPVFAPGRHQVEHALDLARVFRQSPNSGYARAAASSLRESISINERLHSAYTPYVDYAILPLFALANAGVRLDGQSLLRAAQSPLAWGIVCGLVLGKFIGIFGASAVLKRLRIGEFGPGLTLGRIAGGAALSGIGFTIALFIIGLAIPDPGVQNEARVAVLAASVLAFAAGAAVFGVLERRRPAVPPGQVLARPVNPSRDHVVGPPDAPLTLVEYGDYECPFCSKATGTIMEVREHFGPQLRYVWRHFPLSRVHPNAVAAAEAAEAAALQGQFRSYSSYLFEHQDDLLPEDLLRAAEEVGLDMERFEADQRSAEVSNRVLDDALDAESMDLNGTPTFFVGTRRHHGPYDAATLIAALEASRPSPS
- a CDS encoding tyrosine-protein phosphatase — its product is MPQAPTPPPSRLANLRDLGGIAVAGGQVRPGLVLRADDVATTTPEQVAELVEAGLRTVIDLRSPEEAQRTGRGPSANHGVEYLALPLTDAMGAPTERAGDLLASVRTPEHVGRWYAKIFTAQKESLVRGLEAVADSPGAVLFHCAAGKDRTGLFAAALLSALGADPEAITQDYAKTQERLPEVYRRMGLKDLSGGLDIPMDHPVLAAHPAAMRAMLDTLAGRAGAAAGAGGAGGAGGAGAMAVLRAGGLTSELVGKLRSRLVQPVPAQV
- a CDS encoding RNA-binding S4 domain-containing protein, giving the protein MSIPASTSKSVRVDAWLWAVRAYKTRSAANAACRAGHVRLNGNPAKAAQPVQPGDTIRVRQPGFERILEVRQLISKRVGAEAASHCFTDHTPARPAAPALGIPVRDRGAGRPTKKDRRELNRLRGGS
- a CDS encoding restriction endonuclease; this encodes MPSVLLASNVELPEPWPGGFAPAVAALAGGGKVQRRFGVAARNRVPVPAGTEVWLLQRGSDLRGPRGLVGHGTVPGPLASGGTTLEVDFDLLLPLGEQLPIALLLQRMPGLPWAGRAGLSALPDAAVPALRRIWSEFIGPQPDPVVPGPGSVGGQWLRQQHVNRFEQDAEARRVCLAFHGDACAACGLDPASRYGAAGAGVIQVHLLVPGPDLAEDYRLDPVSDLVPLCPTCHAVAHTRVPDPLTPAEVRGLLAASGEDAGTGPGTAVVGRVVSARQLQAQEDADRLRGFR